A region of Stigmatopora nigra isolate UIUO_SnigA chromosome 6, RoL_Snig_1.1, whole genome shotgun sequence DNA encodes the following proteins:
- the LOC144198429 gene encoding uncharacterized protein LOC144198429, translating into MCALLGREYKDMDIERHEKRDHSRVRCLDTCIVVSIIVLYAVLGAMIALCVPVLMKLQSKENQNLQEYQFGMEEPQGPTSSPAYKMQNFAFLEAISSELVNSTVKWEPVNYSGGQTVGSNYHFHPDQHWLRPIRAGSYFIYLNLNLTCTYKCSTGVLSVHVGDLLSCQVELLAETTQESKRCWAVHWLDSEKKLLTQMNVPKEGLENWKLELYGSNLGVFHVD; encoded by the exons ATGTGCGCATTGTTGGGAAGGGAATATAAAGACATGGACATTGAAAGGCATGAGAAGCGAGACCACAGCCGTGTACGCTGTCTGGACACATGTATCGTCGTCTCCATCATCGTTCTTTATGCAGTGCTGGGAGCTATGATCGCATTGTGTGTCCCAGTTCTGATGAAGCTGCAGTCCAAAGAGAACCAAAACCTGCAAGAGTATCAATTTGGAATGGAAGAACCACAGGGACCCACATCGAGTCCTGCATACAAG ATGCAGAATTTTGCTTTTTTGGAGGCAATCTCAA GTGAGTTGGTGAACTCAACCGTTAAGTGGGAGCCAGTCAATTATAGTGGTGGGCAGACTGTCGGAAGCAACTACCATTTTCACCCTGATCAACACTGGCTGCGGCCAATACGTGCAGGCAGTTACTTCATATATCTTAACCTTAACTTGACCTGCACCTACAAATGCAGCACTGGCGTGCTGAGTGTGCATGTGGGTGACTTGTTGAGCTGCCAAGTGGAGCTGCTAGCAGAGACCACACAAGAGAGCAAGAGGTGCTGGGCTGTGCACTGGTTAGACAGTGAAAAAAAGTTACTCACCCAAATGAATGTACCAAAGGAGGGATTGGAAAACTGGAAGCTGGAGCTCTACGGCTCTAATCTGGGTGTGTTCCATGTGGACTAA